Below is a genomic region from Tumebacillus amylolyticus.
CGATTACTTTTCGAAAAAGTTGCAATTCGACTCCGGCGTTTCCATCGCACCGCTGGTTCTGGAAGATCTCAGCAAGGACACCGACCGCTATCTGCCGGACGTCGTAGCCTCCGACCTTGTCATTACCACATTCTTTCATTATGATGAGGTTAAAGAATTATTAGGCTCGCGTAAAAATGTGCTGGCCATCTCGCTCGACCCGCAATTGGAAACGATCGTCCGGATCGCCCGCATTCCAATGGGCAGAAAAATTGGTCTGGTGAGTAAGTCGGAGAACTTTGCGGGCAAAGTATTACTGGCACTCAAGAATGCCGGGCTTGACGGTGTGGATATTCGCGTGTTCACTCAGAAGATGGAGATGGACATCGCCGACATCGTACACAGTCTCGACGTGATCATCTGTTCGCCGGGTCGTCGACGTGAAGTCGAGCAACACATGACCCGACGCCAAGAGATCATCGAATTTGTTTACAAGCCGGATGTGGCCTCGATCAATTTGTTGCGCGCCGCATTAATTGATTTACGACGCCAATGATCCAATTTTTCGATCCTCACACCCGAGTTGTATATAGAGTTATCACTTAATGTCTACGAGGAGTGGAACTGAAACATGTTAGAACAACTTTCTTGGAAAGTTGGGGGCCAACAAGGTGAAGGTATCGATTCCACCGGTAACATCTTGGCAACCAGCCTGAACCGTCATGGTTACTTCATCTACGGGTATCGTCATTTTTCTTCCCGTATTAAGGGCGGTCATACCAACTACAAGATCCGCATCTCTACCAAGTCTCGTCTGGCAAATGCCGACTATCTCGACATCTTGATCGCATTCGACCAAGAAACGATCGATTTCAACGGCCACGAACTGCGTGACAACGGCGTCCTGATTGCCGACGCGAAGTTCAACCCGGTTGCACCGGAAGGCAAGAACGTTCGCTTCTTCCCGGTTCCGCTCACCAAAATTGCCGAAGAAAACGGTTCGGCAATCATGAAAAACATGGTAGCTGTCGGCGCTACTGCGGCTGTACTCGGCCTCTCTCCCGACACGTTCCTGTCTTACCTGAACGACAAGTTCCTCCGCAAAGGCGAAGCGGTCGTCCAAAACAACATGAACGCCCTCAAAGCGGGCTTCCAATACGTCATTGACCAAGGCATCGAACTCTCGGACCTCAACCTGGCTCCGGGCGACGGTGTAGAACGTCTCTACCTGACCGGTAACGATGCGTGCGGTTTCGGCGCACTTGCAGCAGGCGTTCGCCTGATGCCGGCCTACCCGATCACTCCGGCTTCCGAGATCATGGAATACCTGATCAAAAAACTGCCGAAAGTCGGCGGCCACGTTCTGCAAACCGAAGACGAAATCGCAGCGGTCACCATGTCCATCGGTGCATCGTTCGGCGGTTCCCGCGTTTGTACGTCCACTTCCGGCCCGGGTCTGGCGCTGATGATGGAAGGGATCGGTCTCGCAGGTATCACCGAAACCCCGATCGTCATCTTCGACACCCAACGCGGCGGTCCGTCTACCGGGATGCCGACCAAGCATGAACAATCCGACATGTACGCAGCTCTGTGGGGCACCCACGGCGAGATCCAAAAGATCGTCGTCGCACCGTCCAACGCAGAAGAATGCTTCTACATGACCGTTGATGCGTTCAACTGGGCTGACAAGTACCAAGTTCCGACCATCATCTTGACCGACCTCGCGCTGTCGATGTCCGACCAAACCGTTGAGAAGTTCGACTTCTCCCGCGTCTCCATCGACCGTGGCAACCTGGCGACCCAAGAACAACTGGACGCTGTACCGGCCGGCCAACTCTTCAAACGTTTCGAATTCACCGAATCTCTGGTCTCCCCGCGTGTATTCCCGGGCCAAAAAGGCGGCATTCACCACGTAACCGGTGTCGAGCACACCGAAGTGGGCCGTCCGACCGAGGACAAAACCATTCGTACCAAGATGATGAACAAGCGTCTCAACAAGTTCGACGGCGTTGAACTGCCGAACTCCTACTCCTTCAACGGAGATGAAGACTACGACGTGTTGCTCGTCGGCGTCGGCTCCACCGCGGGCCTGATCGACGAAGCGAAGGAACGCCTCCAAGCAGACGGCA
It encodes:
- a CDS encoding 2-oxoacid:acceptor oxidoreductase subunit alpha: MLEQLSWKVGGQQGEGIDSTGNILATSLNRHGYFIYGYRHFSSRIKGGHTNYKIRISTKSRLANADYLDILIAFDQETIDFNGHELRDNGVLIADAKFNPVAPEGKNVRFFPVPLTKIAEENGSAIMKNMVAVGATAAVLGLSPDTFLSYLNDKFLRKGEAVVQNNMNALKAGFQYVIDQGIELSDLNLAPGDGVERLYLTGNDACGFGALAAGVRLMPAYPITPASEIMEYLIKKLPKVGGHVLQTEDEIAAVTMSIGASFGGSRVCTSTSGPGLALMMEGIGLAGITETPIVIFDTQRGGPSTGMPTKHEQSDMYAALWGTHGEIQKIVVAPSNAEECFYMTVDAFNWADKYQVPTIILTDLALSMSDQTVEKFDFSRVSIDRGNLATQEQLDAVPAGQLFKRFEFTESLVSPRVFPGQKGGIHHVTGVEHTEVGRPTEDKTIRTKMMNKRLNKFDGVELPNSYSFNGDEDYDVLLVGVGSTAGLIDEAKERLQADGKKVGHLHIKVLNPFPTASVQSFIDRAKTTVVIENNATGQLKNIMRFNGVQGNLTSQVKYDGNPYIPSEIYSFVKELN
- a CDS encoding GntR family transcriptional regulator, whose protein sequence is MPFPIVRKNGIPLYIQVKEAVLAEIKTGVWKTGDKLPTERELSEKLKVSRNTVSQAYQELEAEGVLSSVQGRGTFVCDRDDAVRIENRKELLLKIIDVAMEEGLQLGFTLEEFAEFATERARQKLEILSKVRVVFIECNREQVDYFSKKLQFDSGVSIAPLVLEDLSKDTDRYLPDVVASDLVITTFFHYDEVKELLGSRKNVLAISLDPQLETIVRIARIPMGRKIGLVSKSENFAGKVLLALKNAGLDGVDIRVFTQKMEMDIADIVHSLDVIICSPGRRREVEQHMTRRQEIIEFVYKPDVASINLLRAALIDLRRQ